From a single Raphanus sativus cultivar WK10039 chromosome 3, ASM80110v3, whole genome shotgun sequence genomic region:
- the LOC108845648 gene encoding histone H3-like centromeric protein CSE4, whose product MARTKQTARKSTGGKAPRKQLATKAARKSAPATGGVKKPHRFRPGTVALREIRKYQKSTELLIRKLPFQRLVREIAQDFKTDLRFQSSAVAALQEAAEAYLVGLFEDTNLCAIHAKRVTIMPKDIQLARRIRGERAQTHLLHHNSQHFSFTFSREVTSNFDMARTKQTARKSTGGKAPRKQLATKAARKSAPATGGVKKPHRFRPGTVALREIRKYQKSTELLIRKLPFQRLVREIAQDFKTDLRFQSSAVAALQEAAEAYLVGLFEDTNLCAIHAKRVTIMPKDIQLARRIRGERA is encoded by the exons ATGGCTCGTACCAAGCAAACCGCCAGAAAATCTACCGGAGGCAAAGCCCCAAGGAAGCAGCTGGCGACGAAAGCGGCGAGGAAGTCGGCTCCGGCCACCGGAGGAGTGAAGAAGCCGCACAGATTCCGTCCCGGAACCGTCGCGCTGAGGGAGATCAGGAAGTACCAGAAGAGCACGGAGCTTCTGATCCGCAAGCTCCCCTTCCAGCGTCTGGTCCGCGAGATCGCCCAGGACTTCAAGACGGATCTGAGGTTCCAGAGCAGCGCCGTCGCGGCTCTCCAGGAAGCTGCGGAGGCTTACCTCGTCGGGTTGTTCGAAGACACGAACCTGTGCGCGATTCACGCCAAGAGGGTCACGATCATGCCGAAGGATATCCAGCTCGCTAGGAGAATCAGGGGAGAGAGGGCT CAAAcccatcttcttcatcacaaTTCACAACATTTCTCATTCACATTCTCTAGAGAAGTAACTTCAAATTTCGATATGGCTCGCACCAAGCAAACCGCTAGGAAATCCACCGGAGGCAAAGCCCCGAGGAAGCAGCTCGCGACGAAAGCCGCCAGAAAATCCGCTCCGGCCACCGGAGGAGTGAAGAAGCCGCACAGGTTCCGTCCCGGAACTGTGGCGCTTAGAGAGATAAGAAAGTACCAGAAGAGCACCGAGCTTCTCATCCGCAAGCTCCCCTTCCAGCGTCTTGTCCGTGAGATCGCTCAGGACTTCAAGACGGATCTGAGGTTCCAGAGCAGCGCCGTCGCCGCTCTCCAGGAGGCTGCTGAGGCTTACCTTGTCGGGTTGTTCGAAGATACTAATCTTTGCGCGATTCACGCAAAGAGAGTCACGATTATGCCCAAGGATATCCAGCTCGCGAGGAGAATCCGTGGTGAAAGAGCTTGA
- the LOC108846048 gene encoding protein DETOXIFICATION 28 encodes MRERGDEAERVEQARIPLLRDQYEEGDIKRETWMETKKLWRIVGPAIFTRFSTFSIFVIAQAFAGHLGELELASISIVHNVIIGFNIGLLLGMASALETLCGQAFGAKKYDMLGVYMQRSWIVLFLFCTLLLPMYLFASPILKFLGQPEDIAELSGTIAVWTIPTHFAFAFYFPLSRFFQCQLKNRVVAISSGVALVVHIFVCWLFVYGLKLGVVGTMATVSVSWWLNVFILFAYATCGRCPLTWTGFSLEAFVKLWEFAKLSASSGIMLCLEYWYYRILIMMTGNLKDTKIAVDSLSICMSVNGLEMMVPLAFFAGTGVRVANELGAGNGRGARFAMIISVTESLIIGIILSVLVIFLHDQIGWIFSSSDTIIQAVNDLSILLALTILLNSIQPVLSGVAVGSGWQSFVAYVNLGCYYFVGLPLGFFMGWMFKSGVKGIWAGMILGGTGIQTLILIFIVTRCDWEKEAHKASVHVKKWSVSNSRN; translated from the exons ATGAGAGAAAGAGGTGATGAAGCAGAACGTGTAGAGCAGGCGAGGATTCCTTTACTGAGGGATCAATATGAAGAAGGAGACATAAAGAGAGAGACATGGATGGAAACAAAGAAGCTATGGCGTATCGTTGGACCGGCCATATTCACTAGATTCTCGACCTTTTCGATCTTCGTCATCGCTCAGGCCTTTGCCGGCCACCTAGGGGAGCTTGAACTCGCCTCCATCTCCATCGTCCACAACGTCATCATTGGCTTTAACATCGGGCTCCTT CTAGGAATGGCGAGTGCGTTGGAAACACTGTGTGGGCAAGCGTTTGGAGCAAAGAAGTATGACATGTTGGGAGTGTATATGCAGCGATCTTGGATAGTTCTCTTCTTGTTCTGCACCTTGCTCCTTCCCATGTACTTGTTTGCCTCTCCGATTCTCAAATTCCTTGGCCAGCCTGAAGATATTGCTGAGCTATCCGGTACCATCGCCGTCTGGACTATTCCTACTCATTTTGCGTTTGCCTTCTATTTTCCTCTCAGCCGATTCTTCCAGTGCCAGCTCAAGAATAGG GTGGTTGCAATTTCTTCCGGAGTGGCACTTGTAGTTCACATATTCGTGTGCTGGCTTTTTGTGTACGGTCTTAAACTCGGAGTCGTAGGGACAATGGCTACTGTTAGCGTGTCATGGTGGCTCAATGTTTTCATCCTATTTGCTTATGCCACATGCGGCCGTTGTCCGCTCACTTGGACTGGTTTCTCCCTCGAAGCTTTCGTTAAACTATGGGAATTCGCTAAGCTTTCTGCGTCCTCTGGAATCATGCTTTG CTTGGAGTATTGGTATTATAGGATTCTAATAATGATGACTGGAAATCTGAAGGATACAAAAATTGCTGTCGATTCTTTGTCTATATG CATGTCAGTAAATGGTTTGGAGATGATGGTACCACTCGCTTTCTTTGCCGGGACTGG CGTGCGAGTTGCGAATGAGTTAGGCGCAGGCAATGGAAGAGGAGCAAGATTTGCAATGATCATATCAGTGACAGAATCACTAATCATCGGAATAATACTATCGGTGCTTGTAATATTTCTTCATGATCAAATCGGCTGGATTTTCTCTTCAAGTGACACTATCATACAAGCAGTTAATGATCTCTCTATTCTTCTAGCCTTAACGATCCTTCTCAACAGTATCCAACCGGTTCTCTCCG GTGTTGCTGTTGGTTCTGGATGGCAATCGTTCGTGGCATATGTAAATTTAGGATGCTATTATTTCGTTGGACTTCCACTCGGATTTTTCATGGGATGGATGTTCAAGTCTGGTGTCAAG GGCATTTGGGCTGGTATGATACTCGGAGGAACCGGTATTCAAACactgatattaatttttattgttaCGAGGTGTGACTGGGAAAAAGAG GCACATAAAGCAAGTGTGCACGTTAAGAAATGGTCCGTCTCGAACTCAAGAAACTAA